A single Oncorhynchus tshawytscha isolate Ot180627B linkage group LG01, Otsh_v2.0, whole genome shotgun sequence DNA region contains:
- the LOC121843886 gene encoding tripartite motif-containing protein 16-like produces MRKRSTELEQLSHTEDHILQYFGDVSKTVSELREKLEDFLKGEWTKISTTVHIVDVVLPPEPKTREQLLQYSCQLTLDPNTAHTHLSLSEGNRKVTNTDQVQPYPDHPDRFTKYCQDLCREGLSGRCYWEVERTGVVYTAVSYKDICRTGTGGGFGHNNKSWSLHYYRGGYWFRHNNVVTKVSGPQSSRVGVYLDHKAGTLSFYSVSDTMTLLHRVKSNQIKSNLFI; encoded by the exons ATGAGGAAGAGAAGCACTGAGCTggagcagctctcacacacagaggatcACATCCTCCAG TACTTTGGAGATGTGAGTAAGACTGTgtctgaactgagagagaaactaGAAGACTTCCTTAAAGGAGAATGGACCAAGATCTCCACTACAG tgcATATAGTGGATGTTGTACTGCCTCCAGAGCCCAAGACCAGAGAACAGTTGTTACAAT ATTCCTGTCAGctcacactggacccaaacacagcacacacacacctctctctgtctgaagggAACAGAAAGGTGACCAATACAGACCAAGTCCAACCATATCCTGACCATCCAGACAGATTCACCAAATACTGTCAGGATCTGTGTAGAGAAGGTCTGTCTGgacgctgttactgggaggtggagaggaCTGGTGTTGTTTATACAGCAGTCTCATATAAAGACATCTGCAGAACAGGGACAGGTGGTGGATTTGGACACAATAACAAGTCCTGGAGTTTACATTACTATAGAGGTGGTTATTGGTTCAGACACAATAATGTTGTGACTAAAGTATCAGGCCCTCAGTCCTCCAGAGTAGGAGTGTACCTGGATCACAAGGCAGGTACTCTGTCCTTCTACAGTGTCTCTGACACAATGACCCTCCTCCacagagtcaaatcaaatcaaatcaaatcaaatttatttatatag